The stretch of DNA GCCTTTCGTCGCAGAAAGGACCAACGATGTCTTGCCCCGCAAGAACGCCACGATCCGCCCCATGAGTGGAAACGCCCCGCGTGAGCAGCGGGGCGTTCCGGATCTCCCTGAATGTGTCGCATCACCTCAGCAGCACGATCTTCCTGGCGTCACTGAACCCATCGCCCTCCAGATTCAGCAGGTACACACCGCTGGCCAGATCGGAAGCGTCCAGCGTGAGCTGCAGCGTGCCGGGTGTCTGGCTGCCATTCAGCAGCGTGCGCACCAATTGCCCCTGCAGGTTGAAGAGGCGCAGACGGAAGGGACGCGTATCTGGCACACGGATCTCCACCGTGGTCGTGGGATTGAATGGGTTCGGCCAGACCTGGCCCAGAGAGAAGCTGGCAGGCAGAACCGGTTCCGGTGACACGGTCACATCACCCACGAACAGGTTCACGGGAACATGGAATGTCTGCTCGGCGCTTGTCAGCAGAATGCGTGCAGCATACGGACCTTCAGGCATCAGATGGCCCAGTGGGGTGTTGCTTGCGGTCACGGGAATGGCCAGGCTCTGCTGTGGACCCAGCATGCCGCTGTAGTTGGCCATTTCGAGCCAGAAGCGCGGTGTGATCCGGATCGCGTACTCATTGCGTGCGCGAAGTCTGTGACGAATCGCGAAACCCTCCTCGGGGCCGGGCCCCTGAAGACCCAGTGTGCCATGGCGGCTGGACAGGAGATTGTCGTGCATGTCGCCATACTGCAGCGTGATGAGTCCGCTGGATTCCAGGATGATCTGGAACGTGAACGGCCCGCCATGGGTGCCGAATTGACTTGGCGCTTCCACCCAGCTCACCACCAGACTGTCGGCACTCTGTCGACGGAAGACATGTCCTGCCAGATCGTTGTCCCGCAGCAGATCCTCCCACCAGCCACAGATGGAACTGGCCGGTGCCTGAGCGCTGGGCAGGCCGGGCTCATTGTCCGGATGCGCCGTACTGTCGCTGAAACTGAGATAGCCATCGGGACTGATGAACACCGTACTGAAACTCTGGCCGTAGAACGGAAAATCGAAGCCCATCGCGAAGGGACCCGCCACCTGATCGTGCTGGGCGAAGACCACCGGGAGCGCGTCCTCGTCGGGTGCCAGCCAGTGGACCATGGGGCCATCGGGTTCGTCGCTGTCGATCCAGGTGTATCCGGACGCATCGGGGCCACCTGCTTCGCGGGGAACCTCCAGTGGCGGCATATCCGTGGCAGTGGGCGGCCAGTCGCCCACCAGGATGATGCGTGTGTTCCAGGCAGCCATGCCGCTGCCCGTGTTCGTCAGATGAAGAGAATCCGTCGCGACGGTGGCCTGAGTATCACTCATGTGAAAATTCATCGAGCCGGGAAACACTTCCAGCATTGCGCCGGAAAGATCCTGCTGCCGTGTGCTGAAGCGGATGGCGCGGGTTCCGTTGATCGTGGTGGCCGTTGGGTCCCACAGCGAGTAGTTGCTGAGGGTCAGGCCGCGGGTGCCCGTGTGATCTTCCAGCCCGATGGTGCAATAGGGAAAGTCCTCGGAGTGATTCTGGTCATTGCGGAACTCGCGGTACTGGTAGATGAACTCCGCATCGCCGCTGGGAGTCTGATGTACCGCAGGATCCAGCAGCAACAGCTGGAAGGTGTTGGGCCCTCCGCTGGAATTGCCCCGTACGCCATACCATTCCACGACGAAGATGTGCAGGTCTTCCAGATACTCCACACACACCTGCCCCTCAGCAGGAATCAGGTGGTCGTCCCACATCACCGCCAGCATGGGCTGCGGACCCATGGGGCCCGGCATGAGGTGATTGCGCAGATCCGTTTCCAGATTCGAGTTCGGTCCGAAGCTGACGAAGCCGTTGGAGCACACTCCCATTTCGTCATAGCTCTCGCCGTACAGCGTGAAGGCGAAGGGCAGGGTCACCATCACCGCATCGTCCTGCTGATTGGCGTTGTCCGTCAGATCCAGCACGGTGCCAGTCCCACCCGCCATCGGGGCGATTTCAAGCCAGGCGTAGTCCAGCGCCATGGGGCCGGAGTCCCCATCTTCCCAGGCGTAGTACCCGTACTCGTCCGGTCCTGTAGGGTCACTCACCAGGCCTGCGCCCGAGCGCACGGGAACCAGGAACTGTCCCTGCACTCCAAGGGGGCTGGTCCAGTTGATGGTCAGCGTGGCGATGCTTCCGGAAAAGGCCTGGTCCGACACGGTGATCGGCAGACTCAGTGCCGTGCTGCTGCTCTCCGCGGGAATGCTCAGTGTGACTGGAGTCGAGGGCGTAAAGAACCACGACTCTTCCGGAAAGCTGGCGCTGAGGCTGAGATCGTTCCCGTCCAGAGCGCCCGAGTTGAGGATCTCGAGCAGCAGCTGGCCCGTGCTGCCGGGCTGCAGCACCACGCCGCTCACATTGGGATTCAGCAATTCCAGCCGGGGCGTGCGAGTGTCCGCGAGCACACGGTGCGTCACACCGGCGCCGCCATCCCATTCCAGCGTCAGGTCCAGCCAGACGGGATCGTCGTCACTCACGTCATTGTCCAGAGTGAACTGCAGCGGCGTGAGCAACTGGGCACTCTGGCCGGAAAGTATCGTGGGCAGGGCAGCCGTACCCTGGCTGATGGTGCCGATACCAGGTGCCAGCGACAGGCTCAGTGTGGCACCGGTCATCGGGGTGGCCAGCGGATTGAGCACGCTCAGACTTAGACTCGTCAGGCTGCCGGGCAGTACCCAGGCATTGCCGCCACTCTGCCAGGTCAGGGCTTCCAGGCTGGGCGTCATGTTCGCTGGCGTCAACGAATGGTTCTGCATCACGGGCACACAGTCGTCATGACTGGCGGTGATCCAGAGAGGGTCGCTTTCGAGCAGCGCGGGCAATGTGAGGACGACCCGTCCATCGGGGCCGGTCAGCCCCAGCACCTGCATGCCACTGGGCTGGCTGGCACAGACGACCGCACCCTCCACGGGCTGGTTTTCAGCTGTGATGATGCGCAGCGCCACCCGGGTGTCCCCCGCGGAAATGCTTGCGGGTGCCTCGGCGATCTGCAACACCGAAGGCTCGCCCACCCAGACATTCATGCCGGGATCACCCATCAGATTGGTCCAGCGGCCGTAGTTGGTGATGGCCTGGTCACCGGGTGGCAATGTGCGAAACAGCTCGAGCTTGCCGCGGAACATGGCCGTGCCAACCTGGCGAATGTCCAGGTCCAGCAAGGCATACCAGAACCCACCACAGACCAGATTGGCATGGTGGGTGTGGATGTTGGAAGTACAGAGGCCCATGGCGGCCACACCACCTCCCGGAGTGATGGGTGT from Candidatus Delongbacteria bacterium encodes:
- a CDS encoding T9SS type A sorting domain-containing protein; amino-acid sequence: MEQSNRHCVPWFELLAALLCLAAAGNASQTPQVTTHAQWAEAGAGVRLSMEFPPPRSETLEDQQILRIEHEGLLYEVGAPDLPLVNRLVRIPDRAGVSLRILAQHWQPLGTVRVRPLQERLHTEADLPLPWVENAQIYGSDAWWPSQAVSLSDPMILRDRRVVQVSIAPLRWNPVSAELEELASLELSLDFAGENSVNQITAPMPFSPLMENLVGDELISAPDAEGALRDIAWHTAQHPLNYLVFTPANALGNESFQDWLEWKFRKGHRMQVITDDDIAWAKEAIHEAVITEFSGDNPPDYVMLVGDADGGSFMTPTHTGQYDQYYATIAGDDALADLVVGRISARTADHLSTIFNKILAYELSPDLENPDWLHRASFITSSYNCDESMPQLSRGAAIRLAEDHGYTQIDTAFCASSATWVPGWYEAGTSFHNYRGWIGMEGLNTAQILNLAQGPRTPVTVIFSEATGNFVSGSDPCFAEAFLRAGTPITPGGGVAAMGLCTSNIHTHHANLVCGGFWYALLDLDIRQVGTAMFRGKLELFRTLPPGDQAITNYGRWTNLMGDPGMNVWVGEPSVLQIAEAPASISAGDTRVALRIITAENQPVEGAVVCASQPSGMQVLGLTGPDGRVVLTLPALLESDPLWITASHDDCVPVMQNHSLTPANMTPSLEALTWQSGGNAWVLPGSLTSLSLSVLNPLATPMTGATLSLSLAPGIGTISQGTAALPTILSGQSAQLLTPLQFTLDNDVSDDDPVWLDLTLEWDGGAGVTHRVLADTRTPRLELLNPNVSGVVLQPGSTGQLLLEILNSGALDGNDLSLSASFPEESWFFTPSTPVTLSIPAESSSTALSLPITVSDQAFSGSIATLTINWTSPLGVQGQFLVPVRSGAGLVSDPTGPDEYGYYAWEDGDSGPMALDYAWLEIAPMAGGTGTVLDLTDNANQQDDAVMVTLPFAFTLYGESYDEMGVCSNGFVSFGPNSNLETDLRNHLMPGPMGPQPMLAVMWDDHLIPAEGQVCVEYLEDLHIFVVEWYGVRGNSSGGPNTFQLLLLDPAVHQTPSGDAEFIYQYREFRNDQNHSEDFPYCTIGLEDHTGTRGLTLSNYSLWDPTATTINGTRAIRFSTRQQDLSGAMLEVFPGSMNFHMSDTQATVATDSLHLTNTGSGMAAWNTRIILVGDWPPTATDMPPLEVPREAGGPDASGYTWIDSDEPDGPMVHWLAPDEDALPVVFAQHDQVAGPFAMGFDFPFYGQSFSTVFISPDGYLSFSDSTAHPDNEPGLPSAQAPASSICGWWEDLLRDNDLAGHVFRRQSADSLVVSWVEAPSQFGTHGGPFTFQIILESSGLITLQYGDMHDNLLSSRHGTLGLQGPGPEEGFAIRHRLRARNEYAIRITPRFWLEMANYSGMLGPQQSLAIPVTASNTPLGHLMPEGPYAARILLTSAEQTFHVPVNLFVGDVTVSPEPVLPASFSLGQVWPNPFNPTTTVEIRVPDTRPFRLRLFNLQGQLVRTLLNGSQTPGTLQLTLDASDLASGVYLLNLEGDGFSDARKIVLLR